In the genome of Populus nigra chromosome 9, ddPopNigr1.1, whole genome shotgun sequence, one region contains:
- the LOC133703732 gene encoding phosphatidylinositol/phosphatidylcholine transfer protein SFH13-like isoform X2 codes for MSSVEGIVVNDEYRERRSDFENSEDERRRSKIGNLKKKALNASNKFTHSLKKRGKRKIDYRVSSVSIKDVRDAKEESAVHDLRQKLLERDLLPPRHDDYHALLRFLKAREFNIDKTIQMWEEMLNWRKEYGTDTILEDFEFEELEEVLQYYPQGYHGVDKEGRPVYIERLGKAYPSRLMRITTIERYLKYHVQEFERAIQEKFPACSIAAKRWICSTTTILDVQGLGIKNFTRTAATLLASITKIDNSYYPETLHRMFVVNAGPGFKKMLWPAAQKFLDAKTIAKIQVLEPKSLPKLLEVIDSSQLPDFLGGSCSCSVEGGCLRSNKGPWNDHGIMKLVHNAVPAVVREISRVSNDKQEFDSYNQVCPLKGKSSDKLTAKSGSDIDDHSSPFGPRSSTCACLAPVDEEVRASDPSIFYSCDDNFILAEKTVHRGGCSEDQSLGINNLGNIPFQVTSNLEGLFIRWFDIVKEKVGKTSIPSTARTLISFMVKLFRSFPLEYWRRQSNIYPSNLMEHNTVIHSTALEDVNEEDHVRPCIERLQRLEKIFEEVSNKPAGIPLEKEKMLTESLERIKSVEFDLEKTKRVLHTTVVKQLEITELLDNLRESKCRQRRLFC; via the exons ATGTCAA GTGTTGAGGGAATTGTGGTTAATGATGAATATAGAGAGAGAAGATCTGATTTTGAGAACTCTGAAGATGAAAGACGGCGGTCAAAAATTggtaatctcaagaaaaaggctCTGAATGCTTCGAATAAGTTCACCCATTCTCTTaagaaaagagggaaaaggaaaatagaTTATAGGGTTTCTTCAGTTTCCATAAAAGACGTGAGGGATGCAAAAGAGGAGAGTGCTGTCCATGATTTGCGCCAAAAGCTTCTCGAAAGGGATTTGTTGCCTCCCAGGCATGATGATTATCATGCTTTGTTAAG ATTTCTGAAAGCTAGAGAGTTTAACATTGATAAAACAATCCAGATGTGGGAAGAAATGCTTAACTGGAGGAAAGAATACGGGACAGACACAATTTTAGAG GATTTTGAGTTTGAAGAGCTGGAGGAAGTCTTGCAATATTATCCTCAAGGTTACCATGGAGTTGATAAGGAAGGGCGGCCAGTTTACATTGAGAGGCTTGGGAAAGCTTATCCGAGCAGGCTAATGCGTATCACCACTATAGAGCGGTATTTGAAGTACCATGTCCAAGAGTTTGAGAGGGCCATACAGGAGAAATTCCCTGCCTGTTCTATTGCTGCAAAGAGATGGATATGTTCGACGACAACCATATTAGATGTGCAAGGTTTG GGCATTAAGAATTTTACTCGGACTGCTGCAACTCTTTTGGCTTCCATAACGAAGATAGATAACAGTTACTACCCTGAG ACATTGCATCGGATGTTTGTTGTTAATGCTGGTCCAGGCTTTAAGAAGATGCTCTGGCCAGCAGCACAGAAGTTTCTGGATGCAAAGACTATTGCCAAGATACAG GTTTTGGAGCCCAAATCCCTGCCTAAGCTCCTGGAAGTTATTGACTCAAG TCAATTGCCAGACTTCTTGGGTGGTTCTTGCTCTTGCTCGGTTGAAGGAGGGTGCCTTAGATCCAATAAAGGTCCATGGAATGATCATGGAATAATGAAG CTTGTACATAATGCAGTACCAGCTGTTGTGAGGGAAATCTCCAGAGTGTCTAATGATAAGCAGGAATTTGACTCATACAATCAGGTATGCCCTCTGAAG GGAAAAAGCAGTGATAAATTAACAGCAAAATCAGGGTCAGATATTGATGATCATTCTTCTCCATTTGGACCAAGGAGTTCTACATGTGCATGCTTGGCCCCAGTTGATGAAGAG GTGAGGGCATCTGATCCAAGTATCTTCTACAGTTGTGATGACAATTTTATTCTGGCTGAGAAAACTGTTCATAGAGGGGGGTGTTCTGAGGATCAATCACTTGGAATCAACAATTTGGGGAACATTCCCTTTCAAGTGACATCAAATCTGGAAG GTTTATTCATCCGTTGGTTTGACATTGTCAAGGAAAAGGTTGGGAAAACAAGTATCCCAAGCACAGCGAGAACCCTGATATCTTTCATGGTCAAACTTTTTCGTAGTTTTCCATTAGAGTATTGGAGAAGGCAGAGCAACATTTATCCATCTAATTTGATGGAACATAACACAGTTATCCATTCAACTGCTCTTGAAGATGTGAATGAAGAAGATCATGTACGTCCATGTATAGAACGTCTTCAAAGACTAGAGAAAATATTTGAGGAAGTTAGCAACAAACCTGCTGGAATCCCTTTGGAAAAGGAGAAAATGCTAACAGAATCTCTGGAGAGGATCAAGTCTGTGGAGTTTGATCTTGAGAAAACAAAGAGA GTACTGCATACTACAGTGGTAAAGCAACTTGAGATCACTGAGCTGCTAGACAATCTACGGGAGTCTAAATGTCGT CAAAGAAGATTGTTCTGCTGA
- the LOC133703732 gene encoding phosphatidylinositol/phosphatidylcholine transfer protein SFH13-like isoform X1 — translation MSSVEGIVVNDEYRERRSDFENSEDERRRSKIGNLKKKALNASNKFTHSLKKRGKRKIDYRVSSVSIKDVRDAKEESAVHDLRQKLLERDLLPPRHDDYHALLRFLKAREFNIDKTIQMWEEMLNWRKEYGTDTILEDFEFEELEEVLQYYPQGYHGVDKEGRPVYIERLGKAYPSRLMRITTIERYLKYHVQEFERAIQEKFPACSIAAKRWICSTTTILDVQGLGIKNFTRTAATLLASITKIDNSYYPETLHRMFVVNAGPGFKKMLWPAAQKFLDAKTIAKIQVLEPKSLPKLLEVIDSSQLPDFLGGSCSCSVEGGCLRSNKGPWNDHGIMKLVHNAVPAVVREISRVSNDKQEFDSYNQGKSSDKLTAKSGSDIDDHSSPFGPRSSTCACLAPVDEEVRASDPSIFYSCDDNFILAEKTVHRGGCSEDQSLGINNLGNIPFQVTSNLEGLFIRWFDIVKEKVGKTSIPSTARTLISFMVKLFRSFPLEYWRRQSNIYPSNLMEHNTVIHSTALEDVNEEDHVRPCIERLQRLEKIFEEVSNKPAGIPLEKEKMLTESLERIKSVEFDLEKTKRVLHTTVVKQLEITELLDNLRESKCRVRSSVIVDYIHSKPHP, via the exons ATGTCAA GTGTTGAGGGAATTGTGGTTAATGATGAATATAGAGAGAGAAGATCTGATTTTGAGAACTCTGAAGATGAAAGACGGCGGTCAAAAATTggtaatctcaagaaaaaggctCTGAATGCTTCGAATAAGTTCACCCATTCTCTTaagaaaagagggaaaaggaaaatagaTTATAGGGTTTCTTCAGTTTCCATAAAAGACGTGAGGGATGCAAAAGAGGAGAGTGCTGTCCATGATTTGCGCCAAAAGCTTCTCGAAAGGGATTTGTTGCCTCCCAGGCATGATGATTATCATGCTTTGTTAAG ATTTCTGAAAGCTAGAGAGTTTAACATTGATAAAACAATCCAGATGTGGGAAGAAATGCTTAACTGGAGGAAAGAATACGGGACAGACACAATTTTAGAG GATTTTGAGTTTGAAGAGCTGGAGGAAGTCTTGCAATATTATCCTCAAGGTTACCATGGAGTTGATAAGGAAGGGCGGCCAGTTTACATTGAGAGGCTTGGGAAAGCTTATCCGAGCAGGCTAATGCGTATCACCACTATAGAGCGGTATTTGAAGTACCATGTCCAAGAGTTTGAGAGGGCCATACAGGAGAAATTCCCTGCCTGTTCTATTGCTGCAAAGAGATGGATATGTTCGACGACAACCATATTAGATGTGCAAGGTTTG GGCATTAAGAATTTTACTCGGACTGCTGCAACTCTTTTGGCTTCCATAACGAAGATAGATAACAGTTACTACCCTGAG ACATTGCATCGGATGTTTGTTGTTAATGCTGGTCCAGGCTTTAAGAAGATGCTCTGGCCAGCAGCACAGAAGTTTCTGGATGCAAAGACTATTGCCAAGATACAG GTTTTGGAGCCCAAATCCCTGCCTAAGCTCCTGGAAGTTATTGACTCAAG TCAATTGCCAGACTTCTTGGGTGGTTCTTGCTCTTGCTCGGTTGAAGGAGGGTGCCTTAGATCCAATAAAGGTCCATGGAATGATCATGGAATAATGAAG CTTGTACATAATGCAGTACCAGCTGTTGTGAGGGAAATCTCCAGAGTGTCTAATGATAAGCAGGAATTTGACTCATACAATCAG GGAAAAAGCAGTGATAAATTAACAGCAAAATCAGGGTCAGATATTGATGATCATTCTTCTCCATTTGGACCAAGGAGTTCTACATGTGCATGCTTGGCCCCAGTTGATGAAGAG GTGAGGGCATCTGATCCAAGTATCTTCTACAGTTGTGATGACAATTTTATTCTGGCTGAGAAAACTGTTCATAGAGGGGGGTGTTCTGAGGATCAATCACTTGGAATCAACAATTTGGGGAACATTCCCTTTCAAGTGACATCAAATCTGGAAG GTTTATTCATCCGTTGGTTTGACATTGTCAAGGAAAAGGTTGGGAAAACAAGTATCCCAAGCACAGCGAGAACCCTGATATCTTTCATGGTCAAACTTTTTCGTAGTTTTCCATTAGAGTATTGGAGAAGGCAGAGCAACATTTATCCATCTAATTTGATGGAACATAACACAGTTATCCATTCAACTGCTCTTGAAGATGTGAATGAAGAAGATCATGTACGTCCATGTATAGAACGTCTTCAAAGACTAGAGAAAATATTTGAGGAAGTTAGCAACAAACCTGCTGGAATCCCTTTGGAAAAGGAGAAAATGCTAACAGAATCTCTGGAGAGGATCAAGTCTGTGGAGTTTGATCTTGAGAAAACAAAGAGA GTACTGCATACTACAGTGGTAAAGCAACTTGAGATCACTGAGCTGCTAGACAATCTACGGGAGTCTAAATGTCGTGTACGTAGTTCTGTGATAGTTGATTATATCCATAGTAAACCTCATCCATGA